A stretch of the Rhizobium leguminosarum genome encodes the following:
- a CDS encoding thiazole synthase has product MLDLYGSQITSRLFLGTARYPSPAILTEAITRSKTEIVTVSLRREMAGGRNGGAFFDMIRALGVHVLPNTAGCHGVSEAVLTAKMAKEVFRTNWIKLEVIGNHDTLQPDVFALVEAARILTGEGFEVFPYTTDDLVVAERLIEAGCQVLMPWCAPIGSAAGPQNLSGLRSMRAHFPDVPLIVDAGIGRPSHAAIVMELGFDAVLLNTAIAGAGDPAAMAEAFAKVIDAGRQAFGAGMLEPRDMAVPSTPVIGKAIFA; this is encoded by the coding sequence ATGCTTGATCTTTACGGAAGCCAAATCACATCACGCCTATTTCTCGGCACCGCGCGTTACCCCTCGCCGGCGATCCTGACCGAAGCCATCACGCGCTCTAAAACCGAGATCGTTACCGTGTCGCTGCGCCGCGAAATGGCCGGCGGGCGCAATGGCGGCGCTTTCTTCGACATGATCCGTGCGCTCGGCGTTCACGTTCTCCCCAACACGGCCGGCTGCCATGGCGTATCCGAGGCGGTGCTGACGGCAAAGATGGCCAAGGAAGTCTTTCGCACCAACTGGATCAAGCTGGAGGTGATCGGCAATCACGACACGCTTCAGCCGGATGTCTTCGCGCTGGTGGAAGCGGCACGCATCCTCACCGGCGAGGGTTTCGAGGTCTTTCCCTATACGACGGACGATCTGGTCGTTGCCGAGCGTCTGATCGAGGCCGGATGCCAGGTGCTGATGCCCTGGTGCGCGCCGATCGGATCTGCGGCAGGGCCACAAAATCTTTCCGGGCTTCGATCGATGCGGGCGCATTTTCCCGACGTGCCGCTCATCGTGGATGCCGGTATCGGCCGGCCCTCGCATGCGGCCATCGTCATGGAGCTGGGCTTCGATGCCGTGCTGCTGAACACCGCGATTGCCGGCGCCGGCGACCCGGCCGCGATGGCAGAAGCCTTTGCCAAGGTCATCGATGCCGGCAGGCAGGCATTCGGCGCAGGTATGTTGGAGCCGCGCGACATGGCCGTGCCTTCGACACCCGTGATCGGAAAGGCGATCTTCGCATGA
- the thiS gene encoding sulfur carrier protein ThiS → MQLIINGEAQTIAATTLSQLLAALDYEGDWLATAVNGELVHREDRGEHMLNDNDRIEVLTPMQGG, encoded by the coding sequence ATGCAGCTGATCATCAATGGCGAAGCCCAGACAATCGCGGCCACGACGCTTTCGCAGCTTCTGGCCGCACTCGATTACGAAGGCGACTGGCTGGCGACCGCCGTCAACGGCGAACTGGTTCATCGCGAGGATCGCGGTGAGCACATGCTGAACGACAACGACAGGATCGAGGTCCTGACCCCGATGCAGGGAGGCTGA